The window TAAATTAGAATTCCAAAtagtcataaaattaaatagtttcactatccactacacacatttcacatacatttcacacacactacacacacacacttcacacgtttcacacactacatgcactacacacattttacacactacacacatttcacacacttccCACACACAAATTTCATACATTTCCCGCACTACACAAATTTCTCACATTTCTCATATTACACACACTTCacgcactacacacactacacagactacacacatttcacacatttcctgcactacacacacttcacacatttcacacacttcacacactacacacactacacacatttcacacactacacacactacacaaatttcacacattttCCGTACTTCACACATTTCCCgcacttcacacatttcacacactgaacacatttcacacactacacacatttcacacatttcactatatacacacactacacaaactACACACGCTACAAacactatacacaaaatacacatacTACATGtacacacaaaatacacacacgacacaaattttacacaaaatacacacgcTACGCACATTGTAcccaaaatacacacactattcacaaactaaaatttcaaatatggttcagttttattttggaaaattttagattcatatccgaaaaaaaaatctaaaattgaaaaaaaaaaattcaaaaatcggATGCTTGAAATGTGTAAAATGTGTGTAgagtgtgaagtgtgtgaaatttgtgtagtgtgtagtgcggaaaatgtgtgaaatttgtgtagtgtgtgtagtgtgtgaaatttgtgtaatgtgtgtagtgtgtgtagtgtgtgaagtgtgtgaaatttgtgaaatgtgcatagtgtgtgcagtgtgtgtattttgtgtgaagtgtgtgtgagtgtgtatAGTGTGCGcacaaattattcaaattcaatttcatatcaattaCTTCACTTTACCAAACataggatttggaattgaattcaaTTCCTTCCGATTCAATTTCACAGAATTCCAATTCCGTGTACCAAACGGAGCCTCATTGTTTTTCATCATCTAATTCTGCTTTCATCGTCAGAATTATGTCTTAGTTTTTCGTCATATGAAATTTGCTTCTGTTCTATCGTCGGAAATCTGTTTTCGACGTCATTCCATGAAGGATTCAAGCACCTCCCACATCAATGGAAAATCCCTGCTTCCACTTCTGTATCTTCATCAAATCATGCGAATTTAACTCTGATATCAAGCTTGAGAAATCTGCTTCTGAATTTTGTCGTGCTATACAATGATCTGGtctaattatttgtttgatatACCACTTCCGTGTTCCATGGAGAATTCAAGGTTATCGCTGATCGGATCAGACTGGACCTGCTCAAGGTCATCGCCGATCAGATCGGACCTGCTCTAAGGTCATAACTGGAATTACACCTATTTTGTAACTCCATATCGCGAAATCATATTGGACCTGTTCAAGGTCATCGTCAGGATCGAGTTATCCTTTATGTGGACCGCTAAAGTTGCGGCCGAGGACTAGGACGACGCTGTAGTAATGAACCATATTtactaaataatgaactaaatgaatgttagtgatgaagtaattttggcattttattgaaatatacgATTTAGTTCAATATTGATAATTATTtgattcttttaatttcttatattgtttttctttatattaatattgtaatgcaatatttagttattattaggggtgtcgaaacgggtacccgcgggtacccgcacccgacTTTGGCCGAAAACTTTGTCCCGATACCCGTCCCGCAGTGAGTCGGgtattacccgatacccgagtcgggtatcccgcACCCGACACCGCGGGTACCCGACCCGaagccaattttttttttccaaatcttctttttttatttatttgtatagtttataacattttacaaaatacTACTTGTTGAATGTAGTAGATTCTCACTTTAACCCTTTAactctattaattaattttgctgaGAATTGAGATGAAGCATGTAATGTAATTGTAATATTTGATTCTCTGCCTTCGTGtgtttccaaaattttaagttaaaatgcttaatttctccttttatattgTTTACATGCTGTAAATAAGGAATTAgaaacttatattttttttaaaaaaaattgaaatatatgcttcaaattttcatgttaCAAATTACCACatgtaaatatgtaaattcaaattcaattacaatgccaaaaaatccaaactcCTACATTCAAATCACCAttcaaaaaactaaatatgaaaaattaacaaaGTAACCAACAATGTCTCACTTTCATcaaaagtagtaaataattataaccaAAAGTcaccaaatattaaaattaaaaataaaaaattataaaatattaatatacatatcGGGTATGTCGGGACTAACGGGTTACCCGAGCGGGTATCGGGTCCGCAAAATCCAAAATAGTCATACCCGATCCCGCCCCGATACCCGACGGGTATCGGGTCGGGTTCGGGAATATCCgttacccgctacccgtttcgacacccctagttattattataaagCAAGCTCTATTTCTGTTGTGTTATATCAAATGCATTAatcatgattttgatttattgtcCTAATTAAGTATCATGAATTTCTTTGTAGGTGGCCGTATTTATTGTAGGTAGTTGGAGTGAAATGAATACTAGCTGACAACAATATTTAGTTCACTTAAAGTAGATTTAGCTGTACATTACTAGTCATTCGGTTCACCATATAAACAGTTCAAATCAATTTAAGTTTAGTAGTACCAAATAGATAATCAGTGTGAACTAAATAAGATTCATAATACAGATTTCAAATCTTATTCTGTTGAATTATGAAAATGGATAGTGTATGCTTGCAATAATCTCCTTGTTTTGACTCTCGCCAACAGCGCATCCGTTTTTTCCTTTATAGGTACAcatatagttcattataatAACAATAGAGCTCATTAACAAAAACACTTCAATAAACTAGAAATTAGTTCATTCTTACAGATCTTTGGTTCATCCTTAGTGCAAAATAAAGCATCTTAAACAAGAAGTTCATACTACTCTTCTACATCACAAAATACtcataacattaaaataataaaaacgtGCTGGACTTTGATGACGCACCACTTGTATAGTATTCCAACTTGTATAGTATTCCAGTAGATTTCATTCAagtaggtttattacttcattcacgcacaatattactttattcgactagatttttatttcattcttttagGACTTAAATTgctctacacatacttcataacaatagtttattacttcattcttgTCGATTtcttacttcattccattagattattacttaaatattattacttcaaatgagtttattactttattcaaatACATTATTGCCATTTGTTCCTTCATTAATTGGTTCACTAAAATGAcccaaatttgaaataaagcAATGCATATTATAAAGTATTAACTTCatcttataatattataacttCATCTTATAATGTCGTAACTTCGTCCAAAGAAATTaaccaaatttgaaatgaatcAAATATGATACAAATCCCTACATTTTATAAtgctataaaaataaacaattaagtgtcaattaagagtcaaacaaatagaacgatAGATATTTTATCGGGTTTCAGGCCAacccatcgggttttcgggttAACCCTATTCAGGTTGCGTGCTAATCGGGTTATAGTTTTAGCGTGTtgttgatgcactttttattagcaagAAATAAACCTACAAGtatacaaagtatatatagtaaGTACTATAgccaaaggtcagtaccggatatcgatcACGGAGAAAACTATCACATACTGTTTATCTTCTACTAAGCTTCTTTCATTATTTGGAGAAACATAagactttttattttgaaaactaaaaacttgCAAAATAACGAAAGTAAAAAACAATTGCAGATAATTCACAGAGGTAAAATAGAAGagtgatacgctcggattttgcactgttttaaggccattatttggtccgtttttaatgtcaaagttgcattacatgtccattatttgcatatttatctatttcggtattttgacatgttttgtgagaaatgtgcatatttgagcctaaaaagggAGTTAAAACGCTAAGTATGAAATCTGGAGAGCTTCAGGTggcgtccggcgaccgccgcaacaCTTCCGGCGAACACCGGTGCTTAGCAAAGACAAAGACACACCCGGCGACTGCCGGGAAGTGCGTGGCGACTGCCACAAAGAGTCAGAAGCTTCTGGAAAATGCGCGGCGCCGGCctaggtgcggcggcccgccacagAAACGTGGCGCACGACAGCTgtattcaaactcaattttccgGCGATCCTAAAGTCTGATCAGGGAGTTCTACACaacattctcttcgtcttgaaATGATCTTCAAGTTGGTACCAAGATCACCTCAATCGGAattctgtggagaaagttatggccgttctaccaaagtcgcgcAAAACTGTCAAATGCAGTTTAGGCGGAAATTCAAAGAAGGAAAGTagatattaccttgtgaagccaaatcttttccttctagtatggggaacgaaaattacacctttcctaatgcttggaggaaactttttaccaaattaaaatcattctcaagcctatatataccccataacctaaATCATAGAATTCACCAATTCATAGCCCCCAAAACTTATAGAGcttctttttgcaaaataattcacagagatcaaaagctagagtacttcaattgtgcaaggagttgaagaaggatttcaagaacatcaagaacgacaaggattcaacctacgagttttatttgctttagtttaatgttcaaattgtcttcccttcaatctatgtgtttagcttattccattatgtgtaactaaactcataggattctaaggatgtgttagtaacgactttggttatacaatttcagttttctatttaatatccgttttgtttttactttgtttctttcctAAGTAAttctgatgctgcatgattgagtgacacaatcttgtatgatttaatacaatttGCTTCATAACtatgagagagttctagcgagttaggttCTTTNNNNNNNNNNNNNNNNNNNNNNNNNNNNNNNNNNNNNNNNNNNNNNNNNNNNNNNNNNNNNNNNNNNNNNNNNNNNNNNNNNNNNNNNNNNNNNNNNNNNTCACATCATGCCTCTTATCGCACCACCATTTTTGAATACCTTATGGCGCCCTGTACTCGCCACTTAAATTGTACGACTGCTTCTTAAGTGCAATTGCCTTGATGATATGGAAACATTGATCTTTTGATAACCTTGACGCAGCCGATTTTTGGTAACAATGTTGATTGACACTACTCTTTGCAATCCGTCTACGTGACGAACTTTTGATATCTTGTGCTTGGCCATATATTCTAAAACAATTGACCCATGAACCTTGTTATTCAACTATACCACGTGACTATTGTTAGAATCATGAgaatattttgtgttgataaatcaGAATGCCACCAAGACGCCATCGAGAACAAACTCCTCAACCGGAGGAAGAGGACAGCGTGTCACAACCCATTCCGCACcctccacctcctccgcctccgccgcctccgGTCGATCGAGAAATCGTGAAGCTATTCTTGGAGCAAAAGCCACCTGTGTTTGATGGATTGGGAGAACCGGCCAAGGCTGAATCTTGGATCCGGGCAATAGAGCGCATCTTCGCGATTTTGAGATGCAACGATAGAGAACGCATGAGTTGTGTGACCCATCAGCTGACTGAGGCAGCCGACTTTTGGTGGGATACTAGAACGAAGACTATGCCACGAGACCAAGTAGAGGCGATGACGTGGGAAGGTTTCAAGACGGAAATATACAACAAGTATGTGCCGAAGAGCTATCGGAAAGCAAAGGCATCTGAGTTTCACAATCTGACTCAAGGACGCATGACGGTGACCGAGTACGATCGAGCGCTCAACAGCATGACCCGGTACGCCCCCGATCAAGTCGACACCGACGAGAAGCTATCCGACAAGTTCCGTGAGGGACTAAAACCCGAGATAAGAATGTCGTTGGCCAGCCGAGGGAGACTCCCCTACACCGAAGCGTTAGCACTTGCGCTAGATATTGAGGCAGCAATGCCTAAGGAGAAAGCTAAGGAGAACACTACCTCGTCTTTACCCCCACCGCACTACTCCAGAGAGAAACGGAAGTGGGATGAGCCTAGAACTTCACACGATGGAAAACGGCACCAGTCGAGCCAGCATCGGTCCCAGTACGAAGGAGGGCAGCGTACGTCTAGCCAGAGAGGAGACTACCGACCGAGGGCACCACAATGCAATGTGTGCTCTAAGTACCATTTTGGAGAATGCCGGTACCAGAACGTGATCAAGTGTTACACTTGTGGAGGAAACGGTCACTTCTCTAGGGAGTGTCCGAGTAACAAGATAGGATCGGGATCGAGACGGAACGATCAGGGATCCCGTCAACCGGCGAGGACACCGCCGAATGAATTGGGAGGAAATCGCGACTCATCGTCGCGGCAACAACAACCTCACCGCCCCAGACTTCCTCCCCAAGCTAGAGCGTTCGCGCTGGAGCAGAAGAAGCCGAAGAAGGAACAAGAGGATCGTGGGAAAGAAAATTTGACAGGTATGGGCGAAATTCTCAACACCCCcgttgttgtgttgtttgatACGGGCGCATCGCACTCGTTTATATCTGAATTATGTGTGCACACTTTGAGCTTGCCTACTAGCAAATCTGAACGTAGAATGATGGTGTCCTCACCAGTAGGaggaatgatagaaatatctaAAACGTGCTCGAACATAGAAATTGTTATGGGAGAACTTAAGATAGTTGCTCATGACTTGCGAGTCATAAAAATGGAGGATATCGATATAATCTTGGGAATGGACTGGTTGACAACGAACTTTGCGACGATTCGTTGTAAGGAGAGGCAGATATCTCTACAAGCTCCGGGAAGCGAACCCACCATATACCACGGAATCTCGATGAACCGGCGAACCGCCATCATATCCGCGCTTCAAGCGACCGCAATGATGAAAAAGGGGCGAACTGCCTATCTTGTCTACCTCCATGGAGAGGAGAAGGACGAGAAGAAGATGGAAGATGTCGCTGTCGTGCAAGAATTTCCAGACGTTTTTCCAGAAGTGTTACCTGGACCACCGCCAGATCGACAATTGGAGTTCACGATTGACCTTGAACCGGGAGCCGCACCCGTATCAAAGGCACCATATCGAATGGCGCCAAAAGAGTTGGAGGAACTAAAGATACAACTCCAAGAACTCATGGACTTAGGTTTCATTAGACCTAGTGTCTCGCCATGGGGCGCACCAGTACTTTTTGTAAAGAAGAAGGACGGATCAatgaggatgtgcatcgattATAGGGAGCTAAACAAGTTGACTCTTAAGAACAAGTATCCACTGCCAAGGATAGATGACTTGTTTGATCAACTTCGAGGAGCAGGAGTCTTTTCAAAAATGGACTTGAGGTCCGGATATCACCAACTACGAGTTCGAAGGGAGGATATACCGAAGACTGCATTTCGTACAAGATATGGCCACTACGAGTTCGTTGTGATGCCGTTTGGATTGACGAATGCCCCAGCGGTGTTCATGGATTTGATGAATCGAATATTCCATCCGTACTTGGATAAATTCGTTTTAGTCTTTATAGATGACGTGCTAGTCTACTCAAAGAACGAGAAGGAGCATGAAGAGCACCTACGAATCACGTTGGAGACGTTGAGGACCGAGAAGTtgtacgccaaattcagcaagtgtgaattcTGGCTAAAGGAAGTGAATTTTCTAGGACACATTGTGTCGGCAGAAGGAATCCGAGTGGACCCCGCCAAGGTTGAGGCGGTACAACAATGGAAGTCGCCTTCAACACCAAACGAAATTCGGAGTTTCCTAGGAttggcaggatactaccgaagATTCATAGAAGGATTCTCTAAGATAGCGAGACCAATGACGCAACAACTTAAGAAGGGAGTCAAGGTGAATTGGACCCCAGAGTGTGAAGCGAGTTTTCAACTCTTGAAGGAAAAGTTGACAACCGCGCCAGTGTTAGCTGTGCCCGAGTCTGGAGTGAATTACGTAGTCTACACCGACGCTTCGAAGGTTGGACTAGGATGCGTATTGATGCAAAATAACAAAGTGATCGCCTACGCGTCATGACAATTAAGACCACACGAGTTGAATTACCCAACGCACGATTTGGAGTTAGCAGCAGTGGtacatgccctaaagatttggaggcatcatctctacggagttagatgtgaaatctttacggaccacAAGAGCTTAAAGTATTTCTTCGAGCAGAGAGACTTGAATATGCGACAACGAAGATGGCTCGAGCTAGTGAAGGACTATGATTGTGGCATTAACTACCACCCCGGCAAAGCCAATGTAGTGGCAGATGCTTTGAGCCGTAGAGATCATTCGCAAATAGCTACCTTTCTAACGGAAGAGGAGAGCTTGATACGAGAATTTAGCAAAATGCGATTAGAAGTGATAAGAGCACCCGAAACAGTGGAAGAGCGAATTGCCACTTTGGTGGTTAAACCAGATCTGAAAACGAGAATCGTTGCAGCGCAACGGATGGATGCGGAACTAGAAGAAATCCGAATTGAAGTGAGAACCGGTGAATCCGGAAAATTTAGTGAGGAGTCCGACAACGCCCTCACCTTTGAAGGAAGGTTGTGCGTGCCAAACAACGAAGAACTTAAGAACGAGATCATGAGCGAAGCTCATGAAACTCCATACACTGCCCACCCTGGAAGCACGAAGATGTACCAAGACTTGAAAaagtccttttggtggaaTGGCATGAAGAGAGATATTGCGGCATTTGTGGAACgttgcttagcctgccaacaggtgaagGCATTACATCAACGACCACATGGAAAATTACAACCATTGgagatacccgagtggaaatgggagcacatcgcCATGGATTTTGTGACGGCCTTGCCAAAGACCCTAAATGGGAACACCGCAATCTGGGTGATTATAGATCGACTTACCAAGAGTGCGCATTTCATACCGATTCCGGTAACCCATGGATCGAGCAAGCTGGCTCGGATCTACATAAAGGAGATCGTGCGATTGCACGGAGTCCCAGTGACAATTACGTCCGATCATGACCCGAAGTTCACAtcgaaattttggattagtctacAGCGCGAGCTTGGAACGCGATTGAATTTTAGCACGGCGTTTCACCCACAATCCAATGGGCAATCCGAGAGGACGATCCaaactctcgaggatatgTTGAGAGCCGTGATTCTTGACCGCGGTGGAAGTTGGGAATCCGTACTACCGCTAATTGAATTTGCTTACAATAACAGCTTCCAAGCAACAATCAACATGGCGCCATATGAAGCCTTATACGGAAGAAAATGTAGATCGCCGCTctactgggatgaagttggAGAGCGACGGGTGCTAGGACCCGATGCAGTCGAAGAGATGGTTGAAGTCGTTCGACAAATTCGTGTGAGAATAAAGGAAGCCCAGGACAGACAAAAGTCATACGCTGACGTCCGACGAACCGACTTACAATTTCAAGCCGGTGATAAAGTTTTTCTTAAAGTGtccccgtcgaaagggataacACGTTTTGGTGTTAAAGGAAAATTGAAACCACGTTTTATCGGGCCTTACGAAATTCTAGAGGGAATAGGACCCGTAGCCTATCGATTGGCGCTACCGCCAAGTCTTGGAAACGTGCACAACGTCTTTCACGTATCGCAGTTGCGAAAATATGTGTTCGATCCGAAGCACGTGATTCACTACGAAGAAGTCGCGTTGAATTCCGACTTGAGCTACGAAGAGAGACCCCAAATGATCTTGGACCGAAAGGTTcagaatttgagaaataaatccaTTGCTAGCGTGAAAGTACTATGGAGGAACCACGAATATGAagaagccacgtgggagcttgaagacaagatgatggaactgtacccggaactttttccatgaggtaccaaatttcgggacgaaatttcttttaagggtGGTGgaatgtaacgccccactttttcaaaccctaattttcgggttataaaatttttgcattaaatgccttaaatgctatgatatgtggattatttgatgagtaattaattgcatggtgtctttgtgacctaattgcgtatgagaattgagattgagttgaatagtcaacttgttgaaattatgacgtggctattgaatagtcaaagatggaaaaaatatgacgtggccgttgaaaggtcaatgcgttgagaaaaaatatgacgtggccgttgaaaggtcattattattggagaaggaatcctatttttcttggatttaattatttgtttgggataattattcaaattaaattcaaagtcCGATTATACTTTAATTCCACCTtggaatttttgaaaactccactttgattttctatgagattttcgaaaatctcatatattgtgggagaagggattatttatttatttgatctcttatttattctattccatgaataaatataaatatgctagaatatcttaccatatcttgccaaatataagaagatcttgccatatcctaattaaattaggatttgattttgaatccCTTTTGAAGAAGGCAAATCACGCCTATTCCTATTAAATTGGGgagtttaattattattttcttgatccgtgatatattattctactccgtgaaatatttgaatttaattataggctaaataaatagcctataattttcgaaatccTCCTATATCTCAACGGTTTTACACGCCAACTACTATATTCAAATCTCTCcatatcttctcaaatctttaatttatttaatttaagatatatttttggcactctataaatacatgggAGATCCTAAACCCTAGCATCAGAAACCGACGCCTCCCCACTcccaaaattttcgaaaatcactcccccactctctccaaattttcttcatcttttctccaagatttcttcatcaattgagaagaattcaagttgaaattcaagagtttattgaagaatcaaggctataacttgtttctaccgatcgttcttttggaaaaggtactttaatttttgatcttctcttcttctaccgattaatcggtgttcttgagtccacatgcatttagtttgagtgaaggggaattaaattaatcggtgaaatttgggatgcatggatgtgtgtgtgtgtgtgtggccgtgtgtgtgtgcgtgcgcATGCCTCGGTGTGCGTGCACATGTGTGGTGtgcgtgtgcgtgtgttgtgtgtgtagaacactcatgcgtgacacgatttaatggtgaatttggagttgttagtcgaataaaaacgatatgcTAATCGTACTTCGATTTTtgaatgatgatattaaagatttatcgatgggaaaaagggaaacgtgggaacatgcatgatttgagatCAATGTtcgaaactgatttgtgatacgcctaatttaaaggtgatacttcgcgctctcagcgtgataaacgaggagaagaggtgggctttcttttaaaataaggacattgtcctaaactgatattgatgagaatgagatatgtgttatcatgccttgatttgttttgtcgtgtctatccctcgtggctatgccactattgatttaatcgacggatccttgtagagccgcaaactctacttgggttagtatacaccaatgttagaccgagtgtcagcgtacgggttggccggtctagtgacctggattgcggccgcattccttgtcatgtagaatgaggatatggtaaacgtcgatgtgaaaaatggttgcgcgaccgtgatatttgataaagaatatattttggtgcctcgggtctttctaaagttaaaaccccgatggacacttgaaaatggcatgataattaCTAAtgttgataaaactgttttcggcatgagtccactgagtatgtttatagtactcagccctgcatgtgttttccctatgtgcaggttgagcggtgacgaGCGGGTGGCGGTGTTGGGTaggaaataatatcatgatctGTTGGAACTttaagtgtcgttgtgtctccatacatagcttcacttctctcttgatcgcttccgctatattatgaaacttgtgatcttttggttgggttaaactcttttatttcgtGGGAATATGTTAGATACAAAACAGATGAGATTACTTTGGaacttttgctatttttgagCATATTTGGTGATAgccttttgttggatttcattgctaaggcattatttctctcctacttaattgttcattaaatgctttggttaaatccctttttaaatggaaccctagcctatgatctttgatgcatttaagtccgcctagttAACGATCGCCGGAACGGTGGATCAATGATTTCTCCGGCAGATTCTTGGgcgtcaagtgaccatggctgtggcgaaGAACGAGAGAGtggacaatgctgaaggactgatcttctCGAGAGAATTCTAACTAAGTGTGGTGGTTGGACTTTTCTCGAACTCTACGAGACCAACTCTAAAGGcgaactccttctctctctccaagtggcttcttttatagggaggcttgccctcgcttttagggtagacttccttcaagttttgacttttatgccctttttaatgatcatcccagctatcattcttctccatctcgagccttttctctggcatgcatcctggtcagtattgcacccttctagcgccctTTTTACTTGCGTGACCtaaatcgtctcctactgacttggatcctttaatcctgcacacttgagcaactgttttgcagataatacatgcatttcacgacatactgactagtaaccaaggcttagaatacgacttatcagaGCCTTTAGGAGTTACAAATCTAGGATTGACGCCTCTAATGTATGTGATCTTCTTTGTGCCGCATGGACAATATttatgtgactcgttctaGTGAAGTATGAATTGTGCTAGGATGTTGTAGTTGGAACTTGTATAAAACGTAGTAACtgtgaaagcacatccctaaaattcccttatctcaccgatgcactatttttttgcactaaataagtatatatagtatagctaaaggtcagtaccggatatcgaacacggggaaggcaaacacaaagtgtttatcctctactagaactcaattattATTTGGAAAACCGAAagtttttgggaaatttttgaaaacagaaaacaatgGAAGGCAAATAACAACTAGATGCAAATAAATCAcgagataaaatatagagataaggaaattccagggatgtgcgttcacagttatggttatacaaattccaaactacaatacccaaacacagttattactttgataggacgagtcacctagcttatgctcatgcgatacaaacgttgattacaagattagggttgtcaatcctaacacgtaactccaaaaaactcctaagacccttgaaaagtccccactctcaattaatagtgttgttttaagggaagctaactgtagcgtcaaCTAAGTGaacctaactcgctagaactctctcacagttatgaagcaagttgtattaaatcatacaagattgtgtcactcaatcatgcagcatcagaaTTACTTaggaaagaaacaaagtaaaaacaaaacggatattaaatagaaaactggaattgtataaccaaagtc is drawn from Salvia hispanica cultivar TCC Black 2014 chromosome 6, UniMelb_Shisp_WGS_1.0, whole genome shotgun sequence and contains these coding sequences:
- the LOC125195021 gene encoding uncharacterized protein LOC125195021, with the translated sequence MRMCIDYRELNKLTLKNKYPLPRIDDLFDQLRGAGVFSKMDLRSGYHQLRVRREDIPKTAFRTRYGHYEFVVMPFGLTNAPAVFMDLMNRIFHPYLDKFVLVFIDDVLVYSKNEKEHEEHLRITLETLRTEKLYAKFSKCEFWLKEVNFLGHIVSAEGIRVDPAKVEAVQQWKSPSTPNEIRSFLGLAGYYRRFIEGFSKIARPMTQQLKKGVKVNWTPECEASFQLLKEKLTTAPVLAVPEGKANVVADALSRRDHSQIATFLTEEETVILDRGGSWESVLPLIEFAYNNSFQATINMAPYEALYGRKCRSPLYWDEVGERRVLGPDAVEEMVEVVRQIRVRIKEAQDRQKSYADVRRTDLQFQAGDKVFLKVSPSKGITRFGVKGKLKPRFIGPYEILEGIGPVAYRLALPPSLGNVHNVFHVSQLRKYVFDPKHVIHYEEVALNSDLSYEERPQMILDRKVQNLRNKSIASVKVLWRNHEYEEATWELEDKMMELYPE